Sequence from the Acropora muricata isolate sample 2 chromosome 10, ASM3666990v1, whole genome shotgun sequence genome:
ATGTCAATGAAATCAGCTGCCCATCATATGTTTATGCTACATGATCTTGCGTtgggaaaaaaattctttgttatgGTAATTCCGGTATTTTGTTGCAGTAAAATGTTCTTATAAGACTGTCATAATTTCCTAGAAGAACAATTCAATAAACCTTTAAATTGTTCCGAATTGAGCAGAGTCCTTCAACTTGGATTGAaagataaataaaatacaacatTGCTTGAGTCTAATTCTCTACTTGAGCCTTGCTCAACGACTATTTGTGTGACCTCACACAAAAGCTGTGCTCCTGAAGCTAAAAATACCGTGAACAAGATTACAGGTCAGGCACATCTTAAATTGCTCAGCTTGTTACCCACATCTACATCTACCACTAATTCCCCCACCCAAATCCATGCCCCCATTTCAGTCAGTCAAACTGATACCcatgaaagacaaaaaatatCCATTTATCAAGTAAATAACAATGCCCAGTTAAATAACATTTCTCATTAATGCTAGATGTGAATTCAATTAATTCTGTCAAATATTTTTCCCCTTAAAACTCTAAAAAAGCATATCACTTTTACAGCATACTAAGTATGAAACCATGCATAAAGGCATTACAAAAAGTATTTTCCTTAGGAAggttgtttttgcttttttttttttaaccaaaaaataataaatacaacacagcaggtttcttttgcaggtcacaggtcattgttttaccaatacagaaaatatcccaaacacttgtgaaagctaaccttaggcctaattagacCTAAACGGAATTTTTTttggcctaaggttagcttttacaagtgtttgggatactttgtgttagtaaaacaatgacctgtgaccggtgacctgcaaaagaaatctGCCGAATACATTGCTTGAGTCTAATAGCCCATTTTGCAGTTAtgagcttagttgcctggcctttgaatgaaagtgaggctggagtgaccttgttttgatagaaacctcactgcaaattattagcatgagaacagcttCATTAACATATACAAGAAACgtagggaggtttctatcaaaacaagctcaACTCCAGCCtctctttcattcaaaggccaggcaactaagctcacaactgtaaaatggtctattctctACTTGTAGCCAAGCTCAATTTATTTGATGTCAATTTAAGTCTCAAAAGCTGTGCACCTGAAACTGAAAATATCTTAAGCAACGTTACAGGCCAGGTGATTTTAAATTGCTTAGCTTTCTACCCACATCTACATCTACCAGAAATCCCCAACAGTTACATGTTAGACATGTCTGCTGAGAGGAAGAGCTTTCCAGAAACTTGTTTCCATTCATTAACGATCCATTCATCAATTAAAGTCACTACATCAATCCTGTCTATTCCCTTCAGAATTTTTCTAAATTCTCCAATGGAAATGTCTTTCTGGCCAAGAATTAAGCCTGTAGGATTATCTTTCCGACCTAGACATGAAATTTCATCTTTGCGCAGGCCAACCTTTTCACCCAGGATACGATAATCATTAAAAAACGGCCTTTCATCATTAAGGTTATCACAAATTTTTGTATAACTTGATGAAATGGCAATCTTTGCTACTGGCTCACTCAGCAGTTTATTCTGAAAGTCCTCTGGAACTGATCTGATGTCATTTGATGACCCACCAAAAAGTCCTGTTGTTGAAGTAGATTGAGTCCCAGGAATATAATTTCCTGCAATTAAAGGGAAAAGGTTAGTGATAAACAAAACTTAACATGAGTTCTGGCACTCCATATACAGTAAGAAGGATTGTATTGTCCCAGAAGCCTGCACttcataataattactattactattattgtttgaaaagaatgaaatttatttgtttaaaaagaataaaatgaTTGCGTCAAAATAACTTCAAGACCAAACACAATGACTATGGCCAGCTTTTCATGTACTATACAGAGAACACTTCTAAATTCGCACTTGTTAACACTCCTTGAATGGCTTTGTTATCCATTGggtgaaacaacaacagctgcACACTTAACTAAATTTCGTACCCCATGTAgtaatttaataatatttttgtttttgtaatagGGAATACTTAGTAACAAATGACTGAACAAAACTGTTTAAAGTAAGCATTGGTGAGTGCAACTAACTttgtttcaataataatattattattgtttaacaGTGATCTGCAACAGTATTTACAGATTTGAGGAAAAGCTACCTTAATACAATTTACACAAAAGCACCATGAGGCCAAATAACCATCAAAAGTACAAAACACTGAAATGAAACAGACTAGACACAAATGGTTCAGTGGTGGtttgtaaaatgaaataaatggtTAAGTAATGATACAGTGTAAATACAAATTATTATCGGGTACTAGTGTTCTTATTTGGGACAGTGTAGTTAAAAAGGAAATGATTAAATAAATACAATTGCAGAAATGGTTTGAACGCCCATGTGAAAATACAACatagaataataattgtaaggTTTCATAATAGTTATTATCATAGAATGGTTCAGTCAATTATTGTAAATTCATTTGCCAACGATATGTTGAATCATTGGGTCTGATAACAAACGTTCAGTAGTCTGTTTCAAAATGCAAGCCCACAAATAAGTGccagcaaatttgaggttttgactgggGAATATCTGACTCGACATATTGGCCAGGCTTAATTCTGTTATAATacaataacctcttactaaccgagcgtgAGGGCcctactggggaatattggtccgaggttgtgacagtacggaccgagcgcagcgaggtccgtacaaaaacgaccaagggccaatattccctGGTACGGCCTGAGCAAGCTcagttagtaagtagtttattatatggcactctgttcgtgatagtaaaatgcacttttggtggcttgcacttaaaaaatgttcatcttcttcatccatctttgaaatttcggaaaaagttcaatctttttagcttctgctggtagtttcaatgtgaggaatgacaattttcacactgtcttggttgcaaatgttgaatttgctggctttgctccaaaacaaaaatacacggataaTGGATaatggaccgtttccatggaaatggtccgtactgcaaaatcctaaccgagaaggaaccaatcagagcacagggatttgcctaggactgggtttgccgtaaattataataaaaatatgttttaacTTACGAAAGATAAAATAATGTAAAGGTGGACTTTCAATGTAATGactgtaatgcattttgatcTGTTTTCAGTTACAGCTCGCATATCCCGTCTATGTTAAATATTAGACAAGCTACTCCTGACAACATTCCTACAGAAGGTGCATCATCTTcattaaacaataattattgtgaagacACTTCTAAAGCGATTTTATTGGACTGACACTTATCATTCTCTCAAATTCTCATTTTTGTCTCACCAaactggctgcatgtcaggtcaaaccttgtcaatggcctgacatatgacaggcttatagaaaaaaaatacttgcACGCTTGTAATGagttaaagaaaatgaaatggttTAGTCAAAAGTCAAATGGTTAAATCAATGATGGGATGGGTCAGATTAGATGCATGCTAAATtttgatagacatcacaaagcaTGCTGTCAAGGTGGCCAAACTCAGTTTCTGCACGGTCAGCtgagtgttgtgtaaaagctgGTGCAGCttttaaaaagcaaacaaacagttGAATGGGTATTAACTGATTCACaccttgtttgttttcaaacaaaatgttttcGGACCAAATGAACCTGAGGACCCCTCGAGCAaccagttgctcgaaaaattgagacctaTTGCCTTCGCAGAAACTTGCTGATTTATAATGATCCAgttgttagaatttcaagaaatttggccaaaaaatagtttGGAAACCATGTGAATGATCTATCAtaaaaaatctgaattttgacgtagggaatttttaatactataGAAAACAATTTacggcgaattacgaaaatcggCCATGTCAAAATTCTATTAGAACTGAGTGGACAGAAGGGATTTCGTGTCAATTCATAATGGGcgaacgatgaagaaaatctaactactggattttttttaaataaacaaaaaccatttttcaAGCCATGTTTTTGACCAGCcccattgccatggcaacagcacacaccttaaccaaattttgagaataaactcttctgtggTTAATCTttactcatgcaaaaaacgggcgccagatcataaatagtttaaaagtaatggtgaattaggcataggcaaTATTGAAAACAGTGTTTGGTCACCTTAAGTCTAAGCCAAACATACATGTTTGTTAAATTAGGGTTGGCATTTGTGTTCAGTTTGTTTCTCAGGTGAAGGGTAAattattttgtcttcttgtgaaGTAGAGTTCAAAGGACAAATAATTGTGACCTTCGTTGTCAATATTCTTTGTCACAAGTGAAGTTgaatttgagccaaaatgagAGGGGACGCCGTGTGATGtttattgaaataattattggtgtGCCTCTTATCACTTGCAATCCTGAACATATCTAGAGAAAGTTGGCAAAGCAACTTGAGATAggtattaaaagaaaaaagaagaagagggAAGCATCAGTTTTTCCTAAAGGAATTGACTTATTGTGAAATTGAGAAtgagaaatttcaaaagttcAACTTGGCTTTGAATCATATatgtttaacagttattcttcgaggacgcgtcGGACaggagctgatatatataaacaacgaggccgtaggccgatttggttattatcagctcatatccagcaagtccgagaagaataactgttttagtaaattttcaagcaattctcttgattttttcgggtgaaacctcctcaaatcgtgacattttctttaccgaagatgccgcgaaaaaattttttccgacctccaaaatttcagcacaagaaattcgccatcagtttttccgtatttggtcaaacttaacgataatgtctcatatcatgggcttagggaaccaatcagaaagctggaaaatcattatcctgagctaaaaatttactaaatatatatataacggTGAATGAATAATGTTAACCCTTGTGATGTGAGATTTCAACCATGCCAAATCAGCTTGAGGGAGAGGGGCATTGTTTCGCTTTAAAATTGcatatcaataataatagtcCTGTTTCATTACAATGTTGATTACTGCAGTTCAGTTTTCCTCTTCTTGTCATTGTGAGGTATCTTATCAAAAAACATTCCATAAAAATTTAATGCAAAGACCCTACCTGATTTTAAGGGATCTGTTCTGTTTGTGGCTGAAGTTTCAGGAAGTACCTCAATACCGTCGGATTCAGATGAAATCTCCATTGCCATACTCTGAACAGAAGTAGAATGTGTAGAGGTGGAAGACCAAACAGCTGCAGGACGAGATTTATTTTTTGCCTTAAAATTTTTCCAAATCAAAACAgttattgcaataataataataataataattgctagtggaacaataattattattattattagcaaaACATTAGTTTTTCGATTTCCCCCTTGGGAGTTATCTTGATCGTTATCTTGCTTCTCTTTTGGTAAATCTTCTTGGCATACAGTTTCTATTCTCCGACACTGGTGACTTTCAGGCAGATCAGAATCTTCACACTGTTTCTGGTGACTGAGGGAAATGTTGTTCTTACAACATTCACTGCATGGTTGACAGCTGTTGTTCTCCCAGTAAAATCCTTTCTTACACGATCCTAAACATTTTGTTGTGTCCTTGTTAACAGTGCAGactcctttctttttttcatgctCCTTGCAGCGCCAGCAGGGTTTACAAGGTGAATTATCATAGGTGTCTGAATAAGTAACATTTAGTTTGCATTCTTGACACTCAATGGATATATTGATTGAAACACTAGTGCCACATTTGACACTAAATCCACTGCCCGGAGGACAGCCATCAACACATTGCCAAAAGACTGAATGGGTTTCATTCACAACTCTTTCAATCTCATCTTCTTTTGGCTTGCGACGGCGGGAAATTTCGCAGCTCCCAAGAGTGATAAGGGATGGCAACAAAATAACCTGAAGAACATGAATTAAGTTCCATAAATTCTTCGAGGATTCACAAGATTACAAACCTTACATATCACCTTCTAGCTAGTTATTGCCTAAGCAGTACAGCGCAAAGTATTACAGCCAAAAGGCACTATGGGAAAGCAGGATGATTAACAACCTTTTGGGGTGTGCTGTTGACATCCAGAAGTGGGTTTATTAGTAAACCAATagacaataaaataaaataattttaagtaGTAGCATGGAGTTTCTcaagaaaatataattttttcatGCAGTGATCAAGGTTTGATTTCTGATGGGACCGATGGAAGAGCATGCAAGATTGCATTTGGTGGGTACGTGTGCCCAAACAATAGCGAATAGAATAAGTGCAGCATTTCTGCATAAAATTACGTATTTCAATAAGCATGATGAAATTTAAAGTTCTGAATCAAAACACGTCGATCTATTTGAGTTTCTATTTCGTATCAAAAACTTCCTGAAAGCAAGAAGCAAACACGTTTAACCGGTTGTTTCTCTGAGAACAGTCAATTCGCAAACTTTCAGAATAATTGATTGGACGTGGACTCGGTCAGCGTTGACAGTGGTAAGCTCGAGCTTAACTGAAAGCACAAAAAGCCTACACACACTCATTGTTAGATCTAAAGTGTTCAACAAACCTGCCTTGTGTACGGCAGTTAAGATGAAAGATGCAAATTATACAACATACCGATAGGAAGATTGAAGAAATGTCACAGGTTGGCCTCATGATCTTGATGTAGCGGTTTGGTTAGAAGTACACCTAAAATTCTGAAAGAATTGATGACATTAATGTTAGATCTGTAAAATTTTAGCAAATGAAGTTAGACTTGAGTACGCTGAAATTTGCCGATTGAAATTTGCACTAAACTAGCTGACTAAGGCAAAAAACTGTATTAGCAGGCGGAGGACAGCACGAACTAATCGAAATGTTTCACTACAGCGTTCAGTTGGACTGCAAGAACTTACCTTTAGTTACAAAATCAGCCAACTAAATTCGGGGTACTTTGAGCAAAGATCATCACGTACAGACGAGTGGTAGATAATGCAAATGCGCGcgtgagaaattttttttaactcaagCTTCGTTCTAGGGGATTCCCCCATCGGGTCGACTGCGACACGCACGAACTGGGAACTGGTACAAAGCTTTATCTGTCGTTCCGAATtggcttttttttctgttttaattaTAACGGTTTTAAAGAAAAGCACTTGttgaagaagaaaacgaaaagctCAAGCAAGTGCTGGTTGGTAtgaaaaaaacaggaaacaaCAAAGAAAGTTGTAAAAATGTTCGATGAGTTCATGGTTGTACGTCCTACATTCTACGTCAGAGCGTGGGAGGCTACCTCGTCTCTAAACATTTATAACGAGTATGTGATGTGGAAAACGCACTGCTAAATTACAAAGCAAATCCAAGGTTATTATTGGCTGCGATATTTATTTTGTTACACGTTATCCGTGACATTTCTGACAAACCATCTCAATACCTTGTGAATCCACGAGATCCACGAGCTTAATCGACAGGATCCACGAGCTAAAACAAAAGCGACAATAGACAGCCGAGAATGTaacacaaagaaaattaaagtcaATTTAATATTATTGAATCGCCCATGCAAAGATAGAACCAAAACAAATGCTTCACAAATTGGCTAGATTAGCCATTTACACGCGTGTAAGGAgtacatatccaaacctccttcatggtagtgatttcctttgtcttctcctcatgaattattaagGAATTTGAGAAGTGTGTAATTACCTCCAAGCTAACCAATCAGCACGCACTATTCACTTGTTTCGATATATCTCTTCAAAATCTAAGATGTTCGGAAAAAGTAGAACCTGTCGTCTCAATATTGGAGGCCGCACATAGGAGACGTAAGAAGTACAAATTTTTGTATATTTGTTAGGTAAAGGTTTTTCAGATATGCCAAAAACCTAAGCCTAAAAAAATGTTAAACAAGTTTCTACAACTGGGAAGAAATGGAGATTTTGTTATCAGTATAAAATAAAGGACAACATATAGACTTATGCAACCTTATACAACAAGAAAACATAGAACTAAACACAAAAGACGAAAAAGTACAACTAGGTTTTAAAGGTACAAGTAGCTTTTAAAAGTACAAATAGCTTCTACTTTGCAAATTATGTTCTACAATAATATATAAAATGATAACAACAAATATTTCATCTATGGTGTGAGAGAGATCATAGCAGTGAAATGAGAAACTTATGCCTTAAACCCAGGCAGCAACAACACATGAAACCAGGTGTGACTGCACTGCCTTGGTAATTGCATAGCTTACTCATTTCACTGTGATGATCTCAAACACCATGCATTCTTTCAACCCTTGTTTCAGTGAACTCAGCCACTCATAATGTGTTTATGCTACACAATCTTGcataaggaaaaaaatacttcattattatttatttgaaaattttgaaaactattCTCTGTTAATGAAAAATATATGTTCTTGATGGATTCTGTCATAATATCCTCAAAGGACAATTCAATaaacatattaatttttatgagcTGAGCTGAGTTCTTCAATTTGGattgaaatataaataaaagagTCTAGTTCTTTAGCTAAGCAAAGCTGATGTGACATCACTCTAGGTATTAGAAGCTGTTCACATgaccttatttatttatttacttgtcACATTCTACTGGGCTGGATtttacagttgcccagagggaaagggcataAGAAGACTTTAAGGTCCCATACGAAGGTGctccacctcacccaccccccctcCCATTCAcgtacgaaagacagccacagcaccgggatcaccctattCCTGATTTTAAGGAATCTCCATTGACATACTCTAAACAGAACTTGAAGGAAGATCCATGTTGCAAGTAGAATATGTTGGGGTGGGAGACCAACAAAGACAAGAGTTAATTTTTCCCTTGAATTTTTTCCAAATCACAACAgttattgcaataataataaaaattgctactggaacaattattattttcaaaacatcagcttttccTTTCCCCTCTCGGTAGTAATCTTGCGTCTCTTTATGTAAATCTTCTTGACATACAGTTTCTATTCTCCAACACTGGTGACTTTCAGGCAGATCAGAATCTTCACACTGTTTCTGGTGATTGAGGGAAATGTTGTTCTTACAACATTCACTGCATGGTTGACAGCTGTTGTTTTCCCAGTAATATCCCTTCTCACAGGAGCCTAAGCAATTTGTTGTGTCCTTATCCACACTGCAGACTCCTGTCATTTTTTCATGCTCCTTGCAGCGCCGGCAAGGTTTACA
This genomic interval carries:
- the LOC136887309 gene encoding uncharacterized protein, with product MRPTCDISSIFLSVILLPSLITLGSCEISRRRKPKEDEIERVVNETHSVFWQCVDGCPPGSGFSVKCGTSVSINISIECQECKLNVTYSDTYDNSPCKPCWRCKEHEKKKGVCTVNKDTTKCLGSCKKGFYWENNSCQPCSECCKNNISLSHQKQCEDSDLPESHQCRRIETVCQEDLPKEKQDNDQDNSQGGNRKTNVLLIIIIIIVPLAIIIIIIIAITVLIWKNFKAKNKSRPAAVWSSTSTHSTSVQSMAMEISSESDGIEVLPETSATNRTDPLKSGNYIPGTQSTSTTGLFGGSSNDIRSVPEDFQNKLLSEPVAKIAISSSYTKICDNLNDERPFFNDYRILGEKVGLRKDEISCLGRKDNPTGLILGQKDISIGEFRKILKGIDRIDVVTLIDEWIVNEWKQVSGKLFLSADMSNM